One segment of Struthio camelus isolate bStrCam1 chromosome 25, bStrCam1.hap1, whole genome shotgun sequence DNA contains the following:
- the GRN gene encoding progranulin isoform X3 yields the protein MGHAASGKGSESALSAMWTFTLLWLALAGAAASLLCPNGQPCPVAPSLPMFSANSVRDSAGTVCQDGSRCPAEYSCLPTISGTFGCCPLAESVSCAGGLHCCPQGSHCSADSKFCFAHPALGAIQCPDGESECPDNSTCCMMPSGAWGCCPMPEASCCADKVHCCPHATICDLAHGRCLTPTGELPLGNKFPAWKRQSQPSAPVALSQVTCPDGQSACPDGTTCCQLPSAQYGCCPLQNAVCCSDHLHCCPQGTTCDLERSKCASGKGWVKLLTRLSTTPTAACDVKCDEEKSCPDGSTCCRLSSGAWGCCPLEQAVCCPDHVHCCPQGYTCDPEGGSCLQGGIRVPWQEKMPARARGREVKCDEEKSCPDGSTCCRLSSGAWGCCPLEQAVCCPDHVHCCPQGYTCDPEGSSCLQGGIRVPWQEKMPARARGREVKCDEEKSCPDGSTCCRLSSGAWGCCPLEQAVCCPDHVHCCPQGYTCDPEGGSCLQGGIRVPWQEKMPARARGREVKCDEEKSCPDGSTCCRLSSGAWGCCPLEQAVCCPDHVHCCPQGYTCDPEGSSCLQGGIRVPWQEKMPARARGREVKCDEEKSCPDGSTCCRLSSGAWGCCPLEQAVCCPDHVHCCPQGYTCDPEGGSCLQGGIRVPWQEKMPARARGREVKCDEEKSCPDGSTCCRLSSGAWGCCPLEQAVCCPDHVHCCPQGYTCDPEGSSCLQGGIRVPWQEKMPARARGREVKCDEEKSCPDGSTCCRLSSGAWGCCPLEQAVCCPDHVHCCPQGYTCDPEGGSCLQGGIRVPWQEKMPARARGREVKCDEEKSCPDGSTCCRLSSGAWGCCPLEQAVCCSDGFHCCPLGYTCDLAQGRCHKEQLVMPWVAKMPATRRGQAVKCNATASCADGQTCCKSQSGDWACCQLPSAVCCKDHQHCCPWGYTCNVVAQSCEKQRAPALTQAPAASPVPLSRASAEPAATTPCDTSHFCRGGQKCCRGQKGSWGCCPFSQGSCCADGRHCCPYGYRCASGTCSQRRPLRWDLAGPSWVLL from the exons ATGGGCCACGCTGCATCTGGGAAGGGAAGTGAAA GTGCCCTCTCCGCAATGTGGACCTTCACGCTGCTGTGGTTGGCTCTGGCTGGAGCTGCGGCTTCACTGCTCTGCCCCAACGGGCAGCCATGCCCTGTGGCTCCG TCCCTGCCCATGTTTTCCGCAAACAGCGTGAGGGATTCGGCTGGGACTGTGTGCCAGGACGGGTCACGGTGCCCTGCCGAGTACAGCTGTCTGCCCACCATCTCTGGCACCTTTGGCTGCTGCCCACTAGCAGAG AGTGTCTCCTGTGCTGGTGGGCTCCACTGCTGTCCCCAAGGGTCCCACTGCAGTGCTGACAGCAAATTCTGCTTTGCCCACCCAG CTCTTGGTGCCATCCAGTGCCCCGACGGCGAGTCCGAGTGCCCTGACAACTCCACATGCTGCATGATGCCCAGTGGCGCCTGGGGGTGCTGCCCTATGCCTGAG GCCTCATGCTGTGCGGACAAGGTGCACTGCTGCCCCCATGCCACCATCTGTGACCTGGCCCACGGCCGTTGCCTGACAcccactggtgagctcccccttgGCAACAAGTTCCCTGCGTGGAAGCGCCAGTCCCAGCCCTCGGCACCAG TGGCACTCAGCCAGGTGACCTGCCCCGATGGCCAGTCAGCATGTCCGGACGGCACTACCTGCTGCCAGCTGCCCTCGGCCCAGTACGGCTGCTGTCCGCTGCAAAAC GCCGTGTGTTGCAGCGACCACCTGCACTGCTGCCCACAGGGCACCACCTGCGACCTGGAGCGTTCGAAGTGCGCGTCGGGGAAAGGCTGGGTGAAGCTGCTTACCCGCCTGTCCACAACCCCCACCGCAG CTTGTGACGTCAAGTGTGACGAGGAGAAGAGCTGCCCCGACGGGAGCACGTGCTGCCGGCTGAGCTCGGGTGCCTGGGGGTGCTGCCCCTTGGAGCAG GCCGTATGCTGCCCCGACCACGTGCACTGCTGCCCCCAGGGCTACACGTGCGACCCTGAGGggggcagctgcctgcagggggGCATCCGCGTGCCCTGGCAGGAGAAGATgccggcgcgggcgcggggccgggaggtgAAGTGCGACGAGGAGAAGAGCTGCCCCGACGGGAGCACGTGCTGCCGGCTGAGCTCGGGCGCCTGGGGGTGCTGCCCCTTGGAGCAG GCCGTATGCTGCCCCGACCACGTGCACTGCTGCCCCCAGGGCTACACGTGCGACCCCGAGgggagcagctgcctgcagggggGCATCCGCGTGCCCTGGCAGGAGAAGATGCCGGCGCGGGCACGGGGCCGGGAGGTGAAGTGCGACGAGGAGAAGAGCTGCCCCGACGGGAGCACGTGCTGCCGGCTGAGCTCGGGCGCCTGGGGGTGCTGCCCCTTGGAGCAG GCCGTATGCTGCCCCGACCACGTGCACTGCTGCCCCCAGGGCTACACGTGCGACCCTGAGGggggcagctgcctgcagggggGCATCCGCGTGCCCTGGCAGGAGAAGATgccggcgcgggcgcggggccgggaggtgAAGTGCGACGAGGAGAAGAGCTGCCCCGACGGGAGCACGTGCTGCCGGCTGAGCTCGGGCGCCTGGGGGTGCTGCCCCTTGGAGCAG GCCGTATGCTGCCCCGACCACGTGCACTGCTGCCCCCAGGGCTACACGTGCGACCCCGAGgggagcagctgcctgcagggggGCATCCGCGTGCCCTGGCAGGAGAAGATGCCGGCGCGGGCACGGGGCCGGGAGGTGAAGTGCGACGAGGAGAAGAGCTGCCCCGACGGGAGCACGTGCTGCCGGCTGAGCTCGGGCGCCTGGGGGTGCTGCCCCTTGGAGCAG GCCGTATGCTGCCCCGACCACGTGCACTGCTGCCCCCAGGGCTACACGTGCGACCCTGAGGggggcagctgcctgcagggggGCATCCGCGTGCCCTGGCAGGAGAAGATgccggcgcgggcgcggggccgggaggtgAAGTGCGACGAGGAGAAGAGCTGCCCCGACGGGAGCACGTGCTGCCGGCTGAGCTCGGGCGCCTGGGGGTGCTGCCCCTTGGAGCAG GCCGTATGCTGCCCCGACCACGTGCACTGCTGCCCCCAGGGCTACACGTGCGACCCCGAGgggagcagctgcctgcagggggGCATCCGCGTGCCCTGGCAGGAGAAGATGCCGGCGCGGGCACGGGGCCGGGAGGTGAAGTGCGACGAGGAGAAGAGCTGCCCCGACGGGAGCACGTGCTGCCGGCTGAGCTCGGGCGCCTGGGGGTGCTGCCCCTTGGAGCAG GCCGTATGCTGCCCCGACCACGTGCACTGCTGCCCCCAGGGCTACACGTGCGACCCTGAGGggggcagctgcctgcagggggGCATCCGCGTGCCCTGGCAGGAGAAGATgccggcgcgggcgcggggccgggaggtgAAGTGCGACGAGGAGAAGAGCTGCCCCGACGGGAGCACGTGCTGCCGGCTGAGCTCGGGCGCCTGGGGGTGCTGCCCCTTGGAGCAG GCCGTGTGCTGCTCTGACGGCTTCCACTGCTGCCCCTTGGGCTACACCTGTGACCTGGCCCAGGGCAGGTGCCACAAGGAGCAGCTCGTGATGCCCTGGGTGGCCAAGATGCCTGCCACCCGCCGGGGCCAAGCTGTGAAGTGCAACGCGACGGCGAGCTGCGCCGATGGGCAAACCTGCTGCAAGAGCCAGAGCGGTGACTGGGCCTGCTGCCAGTTACCCAGC GCCGTGTGTTGCAAGGACCACCAGCACTGCTGCCCCTGGGGCTACACCTGCAATGTAGTAGCCCAGAGCTGTGAGAAACAGCGGGCACCAGCCCTGACGCAGGCACCAGCTGCTTCGCCAGTGCCTCTGTCCCGCGCCAGTGCTGAGCCTGCTGCCACCACCCCCTGCGACACCAGCCACTTCTGCCGGGGTGGGCAGAAATGCTGTCGAGGCCAGAAGGGCTCCTGGGGCTGCTGCCCCTTTTCCCAG GGCTCCTGCTGTGCTGACGGGCGTCACTGCTGCCCTTACGGGTACCGCTGtgcctctggcacatgcagccaGCGCCGTCCCCTGCGCTGGGACCTGGCTGGCCCCAGCTGGGTGCTGCTGTGA
- the GRN gene encoding progranulin isoform X5 — protein MWTFTLLWLALAGAAASLLCPNGQPCPVAPSLPMFSANSVRDSAGTVCQDGSRCPAEYSCLPTISGTFGCCPLAESVSCAGGLHCCPQGSHCSADSKFCFAHPALGAIQCPDGESECPDNSTCCMMPSGAWGCCPMPEASCCADKVHCCPHATICDLAHGRCLTPTGELPLGNKFPAWKRQSQPSAPVALSQVTCPDGQSACPDGTTCCQLPSAQYGCCPLQNAVCCSDHLHCCPQGTTCDLERSKCASGKGWVKLLTRLSTTPTAACDVKCDEEKSCPDGSTCCRLSSGAWGCCPLEQAVCCPDHVHCCPQGYTCDPEGGSCLQGGIRVPWQEKMPARARGREVKCDEEKSCPDGSTCCRLSSGAWGCCPLEQAVCCPDHVHCCPQGYTCDPEGSSCLQGGIRVPWQEKMPARARGREVKCDEEKSCPDGSTCCRLSSGAWGCCPLEQAVCCPDHVHCCPQGYTCDPEGGSCLQGGIRVPWQEKMPARARGREVKCDEEKSCPDGSTCCRLSSGAWGCCPLEQAVCCPDHVHCCPQGYTCDPEGSSCLQGGIRVPWQEKMPARARGREVKCDEEKSCPDGSTCCRLSSGAWGCCPLEQAVCCPDHVHCCPQGYTCDPEGGSCLQGGIRVPWQEKMPARARGREVKCDEEKSCPDGSTCCRLSSGAWGCCPLEQAVCCPDHVHCCPQGYTCDPEGSSCLQGGIRVPWQEKMPARARGREVKCDEEKSCPDGSTCCRLSSGAWGCCPLEQAVCCPDHVHCCPQGYTCDPEGGSCLQGGIRVPWQEKMPARARGREVKCDEEKSCPDGSTCCRLSSGAWGCCPLEQAVCCSDGFHCCPLGYTCDLAQGRCHKEQLVMPWVAKMPATRRGQAVKCNATASCADGQTCCKSQSGDWACCQLPSAVCCKDHQHCCPWGYTCNVVAQSCEKQRAPALTQAPAASPVPLSRASAEPAATTPCDTSHFCRGGQKCCRGQKGSWGCCPFSQGSCCADGRHCCPYGYRCASGTCSQRRPLRWDLAGPSWVLL, from the exons ATGTGGACCTTCACGCTGCTGTGGTTGGCTCTGGCTGGAGCTGCGGCTTCACTGCTCTGCCCCAACGGGCAGCCATGCCCTGTGGCTCCG TCCCTGCCCATGTTTTCCGCAAACAGCGTGAGGGATTCGGCTGGGACTGTGTGCCAGGACGGGTCACGGTGCCCTGCCGAGTACAGCTGTCTGCCCACCATCTCTGGCACCTTTGGCTGCTGCCCACTAGCAGAG AGTGTCTCCTGTGCTGGTGGGCTCCACTGCTGTCCCCAAGGGTCCCACTGCAGTGCTGACAGCAAATTCTGCTTTGCCCACCCAG CTCTTGGTGCCATCCAGTGCCCCGACGGCGAGTCCGAGTGCCCTGACAACTCCACATGCTGCATGATGCCCAGTGGCGCCTGGGGGTGCTGCCCTATGCCTGAG GCCTCATGCTGTGCGGACAAGGTGCACTGCTGCCCCCATGCCACCATCTGTGACCTGGCCCACGGCCGTTGCCTGACAcccactggtgagctcccccttgGCAACAAGTTCCCTGCGTGGAAGCGCCAGTCCCAGCCCTCGGCACCAG TGGCACTCAGCCAGGTGACCTGCCCCGATGGCCAGTCAGCATGTCCGGACGGCACTACCTGCTGCCAGCTGCCCTCGGCCCAGTACGGCTGCTGTCCGCTGCAAAAC GCCGTGTGTTGCAGCGACCACCTGCACTGCTGCCCACAGGGCACCACCTGCGACCTGGAGCGTTCGAAGTGCGCGTCGGGGAAAGGCTGGGTGAAGCTGCTTACCCGCCTGTCCACAACCCCCACCGCAG CTTGTGACGTCAAGTGTGACGAGGAGAAGAGCTGCCCCGACGGGAGCACGTGCTGCCGGCTGAGCTCGGGTGCCTGGGGGTGCTGCCCCTTGGAGCAG GCCGTATGCTGCCCCGACCACGTGCACTGCTGCCCCCAGGGCTACACGTGCGACCCTGAGGggggcagctgcctgcagggggGCATCCGCGTGCCCTGGCAGGAGAAGATgccggcgcgggcgcggggccgggaggtgAAGTGCGACGAGGAGAAGAGCTGCCCCGACGGGAGCACGTGCTGCCGGCTGAGCTCGGGCGCCTGGGGGTGCTGCCCCTTGGAGCAG GCCGTATGCTGCCCCGACCACGTGCACTGCTGCCCCCAGGGCTACACGTGCGACCCCGAGgggagcagctgcctgcagggggGCATCCGCGTGCCCTGGCAGGAGAAGATGCCGGCGCGGGCACGGGGCCGGGAGGTGAAGTGCGACGAGGAGAAGAGCTGCCCCGACGGGAGCACGTGCTGCCGGCTGAGCTCGGGCGCCTGGGGGTGCTGCCCCTTGGAGCAG GCCGTATGCTGCCCCGACCACGTGCACTGCTGCCCCCAGGGCTACACGTGCGACCCTGAGGggggcagctgcctgcagggggGCATCCGCGTGCCCTGGCAGGAGAAGATgccggcgcgggcgcggggccgggaggtgAAGTGCGACGAGGAGAAGAGCTGCCCCGACGGGAGCACGTGCTGCCGGCTGAGCTCGGGCGCCTGGGGGTGCTGCCCCTTGGAGCAG GCCGTATGCTGCCCCGACCACGTGCACTGCTGCCCCCAGGGCTACACGTGCGACCCCGAGgggagcagctgcctgcagggggGCATCCGCGTGCCCTGGCAGGAGAAGATGCCGGCGCGGGCACGGGGCCGGGAGGTGAAGTGCGACGAGGAGAAGAGCTGCCCCGACGGGAGCACGTGCTGCCGGCTGAGCTCGGGCGCCTGGGGGTGCTGCCCCTTGGAGCAG GCCGTATGCTGCCCCGACCACGTGCACTGCTGCCCCCAGGGCTACACGTGCGACCCTGAGGggggcagctgcctgcagggggGCATCCGCGTGCCCTGGCAGGAGAAGATgccggcgcgggcgcggggccgggaggtgAAGTGCGACGAGGAGAAGAGCTGCCCCGACGGGAGCACGTGCTGCCGGCTGAGCTCGGGCGCCTGGGGGTGCTGCCCCTTGGAGCAG GCCGTATGCTGCCCCGACCACGTGCACTGCTGCCCCCAGGGCTACACGTGCGACCCCGAGgggagcagctgcctgcagggggGCATCCGCGTGCCCTGGCAGGAGAAGATGCCGGCGCGGGCACGGGGCCGGGAGGTGAAGTGCGACGAGGAGAAGAGCTGCCCCGACGGGAGCACGTGCTGCCGGCTGAGCTCGGGCGCCTGGGGGTGCTGCCCCTTGGAGCAG GCCGTATGCTGCCCCGACCACGTGCACTGCTGCCCCCAGGGCTACACGTGCGACCCTGAGGggggcagctgcctgcagggggGCATCCGCGTGCCCTGGCAGGAGAAGATgccggcgcgggcgcggggccgggaggtgAAGTGCGACGAGGAGAAGAGCTGCCCCGACGGGAGCACGTGCTGCCGGCTGAGCTCGGGCGCCTGGGGGTGCTGCCCCTTGGAGCAG GCCGTGTGCTGCTCTGACGGCTTCCACTGCTGCCCCTTGGGCTACACCTGTGACCTGGCCCAGGGCAGGTGCCACAAGGAGCAGCTCGTGATGCCCTGGGTGGCCAAGATGCCTGCCACCCGCCGGGGCCAAGCTGTGAAGTGCAACGCGACGGCGAGCTGCGCCGATGGGCAAACCTGCTGCAAGAGCCAGAGCGGTGACTGGGCCTGCTGCCAGTTACCCAGC GCCGTGTGTTGCAAGGACCACCAGCACTGCTGCCCCTGGGGCTACACCTGCAATGTAGTAGCCCAGAGCTGTGAGAAACAGCGGGCACCAGCCCTGACGCAGGCACCAGCTGCTTCGCCAGTGCCTCTGTCCCGCGCCAGTGCTGAGCCTGCTGCCACCACCCCCTGCGACACCAGCCACTTCTGCCGGGGTGGGCAGAAATGCTGTCGAGGCCAGAAGGGCTCCTGGGGCTGCTGCCCCTTTTCCCAG GGCTCCTGCTGTGCTGACGGGCGTCACTGCTGCCCTTACGGGTACCGCTGtgcctctggcacatgcagccaGCGCCGTCCCCTGCGCTGGGACCTGGCTGGCCCCAGCTGGGTGCTGCTGTGA
- the GRN gene encoding progranulin isoform X6 — MWTFTLLWLALAGAAASLLCPNGQPCPVAPSLPMFSANSVRDSAGTVCQDGSRCPAEYSCLPTISGTFGCCPLAESVSCAGGLHCCPQGSHCSADSKFCFAHPALGAIQCPDGESECPDNSTCCMMPSGAWGCCPMPEASCCADKVHCCPHATICDLAHGRCLTPTGELPLGNKFPAWKRQSQPSAPVALSQVTCPDGQSACPDGTTCCQLPSAQYGCCPLQNGTTCDLERSKCASGKGWVKLLTRLSTTPTAACDVKCDEEKSCPDGSTCCRLSSGAWGCCPLEQAVCCPDHVHCCPQGYTCDPEGGSCLQGGIRVPWQEKMPARARGREVKCDEEKSCPDGSTCCRLSSGAWGCCPLEQAVCCPDHVHCCPQGYTCDPEGSSCLQGGIRVPWQEKMPARARGREVKCDEEKSCPDGSTCCRLSSGAWGCCPLEQAVCCPDHVHCCPQGYTCDPEGGSCLQGGIRVPWQEKMPARARGREVKCDEEKSCPDGSTCCRLSSGAWGCCPLEQAVCCPDHVHCCPQGYTCDPEGSSCLQGGIRVPWQEKMPARARGREVKCDEEKSCPDGSTCCRLSSGAWGCCPLEQAVCCPDHVHCCPQGYTCDPEGGSCLQGGIRVPWQEKMPARARGREVKCDEEKSCPDGSTCCRLSSGAWGCCPLEQAVCCPDHVHCCPQGYTCDPEGSSCLQGGIRVPWQEKMPARARGREVKCDEEKSCPDGSTCCRLSSGAWGCCPLEQAVCCPDHVHCCPQGYTCDPEGGSCLQGGIRVPWQEKMPARARGREVKCDEEKSCPDGSTCCRLSSGAWGCCPLEQAVCCSDGFHCCPLGYTCDLAQGRCHKEQLVMPWVAKMPATRRGQAVKCNATASCADGQTCCKSQSGDWACCQLPSAVCCKDHQHCCPWGYTCNVVAQSCEKQRAPALTQAPAASPVPLSRASAEPAATTPCDTSHFCRGGQKCCRGQKGSWGCCPFSQGSCCADGRHCCPYGYRCASGTCSQRRPLRWDLAGPSWVLL, encoded by the exons ATGTGGACCTTCACGCTGCTGTGGTTGGCTCTGGCTGGAGCTGCGGCTTCACTGCTCTGCCCCAACGGGCAGCCATGCCCTGTGGCTCCG TCCCTGCCCATGTTTTCCGCAAACAGCGTGAGGGATTCGGCTGGGACTGTGTGCCAGGACGGGTCACGGTGCCCTGCCGAGTACAGCTGTCTGCCCACCATCTCTGGCACCTTTGGCTGCTGCCCACTAGCAGAG AGTGTCTCCTGTGCTGGTGGGCTCCACTGCTGTCCCCAAGGGTCCCACTGCAGTGCTGACAGCAAATTCTGCTTTGCCCACCCAG CTCTTGGTGCCATCCAGTGCCCCGACGGCGAGTCCGAGTGCCCTGACAACTCCACATGCTGCATGATGCCCAGTGGCGCCTGGGGGTGCTGCCCTATGCCTGAG GCCTCATGCTGTGCGGACAAGGTGCACTGCTGCCCCCATGCCACCATCTGTGACCTGGCCCACGGCCGTTGCCTGACAcccactggtgagctcccccttgGCAACAAGTTCCCTGCGTGGAAGCGCCAGTCCCAGCCCTCGGCACCAG TGGCACTCAGCCAGGTGACCTGCCCCGATGGCCAGTCAGCATGTCCGGACGGCACTACCTGCTGCCAGCTGCCCTCGGCCCAGTACGGCTGCTGTCCGCTGCAAAAC GGCACCACCTGCGACCTGGAGCGTTCGAAGTGCGCGTCGGGGAAAGGCTGGGTGAAGCTGCTTACCCGCCTGTCCACAACCCCCACCGCAG CTTGTGACGTCAAGTGTGACGAGGAGAAGAGCTGCCCCGACGGGAGCACGTGCTGCCGGCTGAGCTCGGGTGCCTGGGGGTGCTGCCCCTTGGAGCAG GCCGTATGCTGCCCCGACCACGTGCACTGCTGCCCCCAGGGCTACACGTGCGACCCTGAGGggggcagctgcctgcagggggGCATCCGCGTGCCCTGGCAGGAGAAGATgccggcgcgggcgcggggccgggaggtgAAGTGCGACGAGGAGAAGAGCTGCCCCGACGGGAGCACGTGCTGCCGGCTGAGCTCGGGCGCCTGGGGGTGCTGCCCCTTGGAGCAG GCCGTATGCTGCCCCGACCACGTGCACTGCTGCCCCCAGGGCTACACGTGCGACCCCGAGgggagcagctgcctgcagggggGCATCCGCGTGCCCTGGCAGGAGAAGATGCCGGCGCGGGCACGGGGCCGGGAGGTGAAGTGCGACGAGGAGAAGAGCTGCCCCGACGGGAGCACGTGCTGCCGGCTGAGCTCGGGCGCCTGGGGGTGCTGCCCCTTGGAGCAG GCCGTATGCTGCCCCGACCACGTGCACTGCTGCCCCCAGGGCTACACGTGCGACCCTGAGGggggcagctgcctgcagggggGCATCCGCGTGCCCTGGCAGGAGAAGATgccggcgcgggcgcggggccgggaggtgAAGTGCGACGAGGAGAAGAGCTGCCCCGACGGGAGCACGTGCTGCCGGCTGAGCTCGGGCGCCTGGGGGTGCTGCCCCTTGGAGCAG GCCGTATGCTGCCCCGACCACGTGCACTGCTGCCCCCAGGGCTACACGTGCGACCCCGAGgggagcagctgcctgcagggggGCATCCGCGTGCCCTGGCAGGAGAAGATGCCGGCGCGGGCACGGGGCCGGGAGGTGAAGTGCGACGAGGAGAAGAGCTGCCCCGACGGGAGCACGTGCTGCCGGCTGAGCTCGGGCGCCTGGGGGTGCTGCCCCTTGGAGCAG GCCGTATGCTGCCCCGACCACGTGCACTGCTGCCCCCAGGGCTACACGTGCGACCCTGAGGggggcagctgcctgcagggggGCATCCGCGTGCCCTGGCAGGAGAAGATgccggcgcgggcgcggggccgggaggtgAAGTGCGACGAGGAGAAGAGCTGCCCCGACGGGAGCACGTGCTGCCGGCTGAGCTCGGGCGCCTGGGGGTGCTGCCCCTTGGAGCAG GCCGTATGCTGCCCCGACCACGTGCACTGCTGCCCCCAGGGCTACACGTGCGACCCCGAGgggagcagctgcctgcagggggGCATCCGCGTGCCCTGGCAGGAGAAGATGCCGGCGCGGGCACGGGGCCGGGAGGTGAAGTGCGACGAGGAGAAGAGCTGCCCCGACGGGAGCACGTGCTGCCGGCTGAGCTCGGGCGCCTGGGGGTGCTGCCCCTTGGAGCAG GCCGTATGCTGCCCCGACCACGTGCACTGCTGCCCCCAGGGCTACACGTGCGACCCTGAGGggggcagctgcctgcagggggGCATCCGCGTGCCCTGGCAGGAGAAGATgccggcgcgggcgcggggccgggaggtgAAGTGCGACGAGGAGAAGAGCTGCCCCGACGGGAGCACGTGCTGCCGGCTGAGCTCGGGCGCCTGGGGGTGCTGCCCCTTGGAGCAG GCCGTGTGCTGCTCTGACGGCTTCCACTGCTGCCCCTTGGGCTACACCTGTGACCTGGCCCAGGGCAGGTGCCACAAGGAGCAGCTCGTGATGCCCTGGGTGGCCAAGATGCCTGCCACCCGCCGGGGCCAAGCTGTGAAGTGCAACGCGACGGCGAGCTGCGCCGATGGGCAAACCTGCTGCAAGAGCCAGAGCGGTGACTGGGCCTGCTGCCAGTTACCCAGC GCCGTGTGTTGCAAGGACCACCAGCACTGCTGCCCCTGGGGCTACACCTGCAATGTAGTAGCCCAGAGCTGTGAGAAACAGCGGGCACCAGCCCTGACGCAGGCACCAGCTGCTTCGCCAGTGCCTCTGTCCCGCGCCAGTGCTGAGCCTGCTGCCACCACCCCCTGCGACACCAGCCACTTCTGCCGGGGTGGGCAGAAATGCTGTCGAGGCCAGAAGGGCTCCTGGGGCTGCTGCCCCTTTTCCCAG GGCTCCTGCTGTGCTGACGGGCGTCACTGCTGCCCTTACGGGTACCGCTGtgcctctggcacatgcagccaGCGCCGTCCCCTGCGCTGGGACCTGGCTGGCCCCAGCTGGGTGCTGCTGTGA